One Cotesia glomerata isolate CgM1 linkage group LG8, MPM_Cglom_v2.3, whole genome shotgun sequence genomic window carries:
- the LOC123270790 gene encoding DNA repair and recombination protein RAD52-like, protein MSKLLNLENLCSYADNAFGENNWSYTITNQVIDYVDETETTIAISCTTSTKFYVTNNLCRESIGTSTIVSDDKLNAFRQVRQTSFRESLQNTLMFFKKIRSEIEKREQRLQKQKEMQELWRAKNLEISRKDLEDMESDII, encoded by the exons aTGTCCAAGCTATTAAATCTGGAAAATTTGTGCAGTTATGCTGATAATGCGTTCGGTGAAAATAATTGGTCATATACAATTACCAATCAAGTAATCG atTACGTTGACGAAACAGAGACTACTATTGCAATATCCTGTACAACcagtacaaaattttatgttactAATAACTTATGTCGAGAGTCAATCGGAACGTCGACTATAGTTTCAGATGACAAATTAAATGCATTTCGACAAGTGAGGcag ACATCATTTCGTGAATCGCTTCAAAATACattgatgttttttaaaaaaattagatctGAAATAGAAAAAAGAGAGCAGAGATTACAAAAGCAAAAAGAGATGCAGGAACTTTGGAGAGcgaaaa acTTGGAGATAAGCCGAAAAGATCTGGAGGACATGGAATCcgatattatttaa